From Enterococcus mundtii, the proteins below share one genomic window:
- a CDS encoding MIP/aquaporin family protein has translation MDNTVLGEFIGTLVLTLFGCGVGCSINLKKTLAKAVGANWVLVAFGWGVAVMLGIYSAGYFGSPGHLNPAVSIAFAIGGLFEWNMVVPFVLAQFAGAFLGALIAAISFMAHFKETGPDEGNSVGIFATGPAIDAPIANVISEIIATFAFIFTLLLLPAGDFPGGFQPVVALFLLVGISFSFGSTTGYAINPARDLGPRLMYTLMPLPNKNTDYNWKYAWVPLVGPIVGATIAVLLVNIL, from the coding sequence ATGGATAATACAGTATTAGGTGAATTTATTGGAACGTTAGTCTTAACACTTTTCGGTTGTGGTGTTGGTTGTAGCATCAACTTGAAGAAGACTTTGGCCAAAGCAGTTGGTGCCAACTGGGTATTAGTTGCGTTTGGCTGGGGTGTTGCCGTAATGTTAGGGATTTATTCTGCGGGCTACTTTGGATCGCCAGGTCATTTGAATCCTGCGGTTTCGATTGCTTTTGCGATTGGCGGACTTTTTGAATGGAATATGGTTGTACCATTTGTTTTAGCGCAATTTGCAGGTGCTTTTTTAGGTGCATTGATCGCTGCAATCTCATTTATGGCTCACTTTAAAGAAACCGGACCAGATGAAGGAAACTCCGTAGGCATCTTTGCTACAGGTCCAGCAATCGACGCACCTATTGCGAATGTCATCAGTGAGATCATTGCAACATTTGCATTTATCTTCACCTTATTGTTACTTCCAGCGGGAGACTTCCCAGGAGGATTCCAACCAGTTGTTGCATTGTTCTTGCTAGTAGGAATTTCATTTTCATTTGGTTCGACAACAGGCTACGCGATCAATCCAGCGCGTGACCTTGGTCCGCGTTTGATGTATACATTGATGCCATTACCAAATAAAAACACTGACTATAACTGGAAATACGCATGGGTACCATTAGTAGGCCCGATCGTTGGTGCAACGATTGCTGTGCTTTTAGTAAACATTCTGTAA
- a CDS encoding 1-propanol dehydrogenase PduQ, which yields MNQWSMKTKVAVTTDIVKRFERFSDETVLFVFDPFLKSNQKVREMIAYLEQKNRVITFTEIVPDPPIEKVVTGMQMALQAEPTVVIAIGGGSALDTAKGIIYFYQKVAKQSINYFVAIPTTSGTGSEVTSAAVITDTANKIKYPIFAEELIPDEAILSIDFVMTSPPSITAYSGLDVLTHALEALVAKGRTNYSSALAEKAITLVFSNLVECVKNGQNEDARIQMHEAATLAGVAFDNAGLGVCHALAHQVGALFKVPHGLANAMLLPHVVLANAKDWTAKSLYADVSRKLKLCTNGLSDEVAVIKLVDAIKRLSKDSGVPATLAEWNIEESTAIRAAEQVADNAINDFTFQSNPISFDRTKLKEIYHKIV from the coding sequence TTGAATCAATGGTCAATGAAAACAAAAGTAGCTGTAACAACGGACATCGTTAAAAGGTTCGAACGTTTTTCAGACGAAACTGTCTTGTTCGTTTTTGATCCTTTTTTGAAAAGCAATCAAAAAGTACGTGAAATGATTGCATATCTAGAACAAAAAAATCGCGTGATCACTTTTACGGAGATCGTGCCAGATCCGCCGATTGAAAAAGTGGTAACAGGCATGCAAATGGCTTTGCAAGCTGAACCAACCGTTGTGATCGCAATTGGCGGTGGTTCAGCGTTAGACACGGCAAAAGGGATCATCTATTTCTATCAGAAGGTAGCAAAGCAATCAATCAATTATTTTGTTGCGATCCCAACAACGAGTGGCACTGGATCTGAAGTGACCAGTGCAGCTGTGATCACCGATACGGCAAACAAAATCAAATATCCGATATTTGCTGAAGAGTTGATTCCTGACGAAGCAATCTTGTCCATTGATTTTGTGATGACAAGCCCACCTTCGATCACGGCATACAGTGGTTTGGATGTCTTGACTCATGCCTTAGAAGCATTGGTCGCAAAAGGTCGAACAAATTATTCTTCTGCGCTTGCAGAAAAAGCAATCACGCTTGTCTTTTCGAATTTAGTTGAGTGTGTCAAAAATGGCCAAAATGAAGATGCACGCATCCAAATGCACGAAGCAGCAACACTTGCTGGAGTGGCTTTTGACAATGCTGGTTTAGGTGTTTGCCATGCTTTAGCACATCAAGTCGGCGCGCTTTTCAAAGTTCCTCATGGTTTAGCAAATGCGATGTTGTTACCACATGTCGTTTTAGCGAATGCCAAAGATTGGACGGCAAAGTCTTTATACGCTGATGTGTCAAGAAAACTTAAATTATGTACGAACGGTCTTTCAGACGAAGTGGCTGTGATCAAATTAGTAGATGCCATCAAGCGATTGAGTAAAGATTCTGGGGTGCCAGCAACATTGGCCGAATGGAACATCGAAGAATCAACAGCGATCAGAGCAGCGGAACAAGTAGCTGACAATGCGATAAACGATTTTACTTTCCAATCGAATCCAATCTCGTTTGATCGTACAAAACTAAAAGAAATCTATCATAAAATCGTTTGA
- a CDS encoding aldehyde dehydrogenase family protein produces the protein MGEEQLKEQIMKVIQGILLEEPTTATVATSSVGIFPTVDAAVAAAKVAQDRLDDLSLEQRRAIIATIRTGMTPHIETIARETVEETKMGRYEDKIQKLTLAINKTPGVEDLITEAVTGDNGMTLYELSPYGVIGAVTPSTNPAETLICNAIGMIAAGNAIYFSVHPGAKRISGWVVSKLNELIYQSCGIHNLVVTIEKPSIEAAQEMMSHPDISLLVITGGPGVVRQAMKSGKKTIAAGEGNPPSLVDETADLDKAAADIVLGASFDNNILCTAEKSVVAVEQVVDYLILQMEKQGAYYVGDEQIIQRLIEQMIAENGAPNRQFVGKNASEILAAVGVHVSADIRVIIMKTEKDHPFVVKEMLMPILPIVTVKDFDEALPTALGIENKCHHTATMHSQNIQRLNLAAKKFQTSIFVKNGSSFAGLGFGGEGPTTFTIATPTGECTTTARNFARKRRCVLTDGFSIR, from the coding sequence ATGGGCGAAGAACAATTAAAAGAACAAATCATGAAAGTGATTCAAGGAATCCTTTTAGAAGAACCGACTACCGCAACAGTTGCAACTTCTTCCGTCGGGATTTTTCCAACGGTTGATGCAGCAGTTGCCGCAGCAAAAGTAGCACAAGATCGTTTAGATGACTTGTCATTGGAACAACGAAGAGCAATCATTGCTACGATTCGTACTGGAATGACACCTCATATCGAAACAATTGCTCGTGAAACAGTGGAAGAAACGAAAATGGGAAGATATGAAGATAAGATCCAAAAATTGACTCTTGCGATCAACAAGACACCAGGTGTCGAAGATCTTATTACTGAAGCGGTCACTGGTGACAACGGAATGACCCTTTATGAGTTATCTCCGTATGGCGTGATCGGTGCGGTGACACCAAGTACTAATCCGGCAGAAACGTTGATCTGTAACGCAATCGGAATGATTGCAGCAGGCAATGCTATTTATTTCAGTGTTCATCCAGGCGCGAAGCGCATTTCTGGCTGGGTCGTTTCAAAATTGAATGAATTGATTTATCAAAGCTGTGGCATCCATAACTTGGTTGTAACGATCGAAAAACCTTCGATTGAAGCTGCTCAAGAGATGATGTCCCATCCAGACATTTCACTATTAGTGATCACAGGCGGTCCTGGTGTGGTGAGACAAGCAATGAAGAGTGGTAAGAAAACGATTGCTGCTGGAGAAGGCAATCCACCTTCACTTGTTGATGAAACCGCCGATCTTGATAAGGCAGCGGCAGATATTGTCTTGGGTGCATCTTTTGATAATAATATTTTATGTACGGCAGAGAAAAGTGTCGTTGCTGTCGAACAAGTCGTTGACTACTTGATTTTACAAATGGAAAAACAAGGGGCTTATTATGTAGGTGATGAACAAATCATTCAACGATTGATCGAACAGATGATTGCGGAAAATGGTGCGCCTAACCGACAGTTTGTCGGTAAAAACGCGAGCGAGATCTTAGCCGCCGTAGGTGTCCATGTATCAGCGGACATTCGAGTGATCATCATGAAAACAGAGAAAGATCATCCATTTGTTGTCAAAGAAATGTTGATGCCGATCTTACCGATCGTGACTGTAAAAGATTTTGATGAAGCATTACCGACAGCATTAGGAATCGAAAATAAATGTCACCATACAGCAACGATGCACTCCCAAAATATTCAACGATTGAACCTTGCAGCGAAAAAATTCCAAACCTCGATCTTTGTAAAAAATGGCTCTTCATTTGCAGGATTAGGATTTGGTGGCGAAGGTCCAACCACATTCACGATTGCAACACCAACCGGCGAGTGTACGACGACTGCTAGAAATTTTGCTAGAAAACGTCGTTGTGTATTAACGGACGGATTTTCGATTCGTTAG